From one Streptomyces mobaraensis genomic stretch:
- the hemC gene encoding hydroxymethylbilane synthase translates to MNGTTPLRLGTRRSKLAMAQSGQVAEAVSRLTGRPVELVEITTYGDVSREHLAQIGGTGVFVSALRDALLAGDVDFAVHSLKDLPTAQPDDLVLAAVPRREDPRDVLIARDGLTFEELPAGARIGTGSPRRMAQLNAWARALGKEIETVPVRGNVDTRLGFVTDGELDAVVLAAAGLTRLGRIDVATEFLSPDTVLPAPGQGALAIECAATAAPLAAVLAELDDPYTRAAVTAERSLLAALEAGCSAPVGALADFLGDEQDVPEMRLRGVVGTTDGSTLVQLSTTGPVPASHHDALALGRELAAEMLDKGAAGLMGERAH, encoded by the coding sequence ATGAACGGCACAACCCCGCTGCGCCTGGGCACCCGGCGCAGCAAGCTGGCCATGGCCCAGTCGGGGCAGGTCGCCGAGGCGGTGAGCCGGCTGACCGGGCGCCCGGTCGAGCTGGTGGAGATCACCACCTACGGCGACGTCTCGCGCGAGCACCTGGCGCAGATCGGCGGCACCGGGGTGTTCGTCTCCGCGCTGCGCGACGCGCTGCTCGCCGGCGACGTCGACTTCGCCGTGCACTCGCTCAAGGACCTGCCGACCGCGCAGCCCGACGACCTCGTCCTGGCCGCCGTCCCGCGCCGCGAGGACCCGCGCGACGTGCTGATCGCCCGCGACGGCCTGACCTTCGAGGAGCTGCCGGCCGGCGCCCGGATCGGCACCGGCTCGCCGCGCCGCATGGCCCAGCTCAACGCCTGGGCCCGGGCGCTCGGCAAGGAGATCGAGACCGTGCCGGTCCGCGGCAACGTCGACACCCGGCTCGGCTTCGTCACCGACGGGGAGCTGGACGCGGTCGTGCTGGCCGCCGCCGGGCTGACCCGCCTCGGCCGGATCGACGTGGCGACCGAGTTCCTGTCGCCCGACACCGTTTTGCCCGCCCCCGGCCAGGGGGCCCTGGCGATCGAGTGCGCCGCCACCGCCGCGCCGCTCGCCGCCGTGCTCGCCGAGCTCGACGACCCGTACACCCGGGCCGCCGTGACCGCCGAGCGTTCCCTGCTCGCCGCCCTGGAGGCCGGCTGCTCCGCACCCGTGGGTGCGCTGGCCGACTTCCTGGGAGACGAGCAGGACGTACCCGAAATGCGCCTGCGCGGCGTCGTCGGCACGACCGACGGCTCGACGCTGGTGCAGCTGTCCACCACCGGTCCCGTTCCCGCGTCGCACCACGACGCCCTGGCCCTCGGACGCGAACTCGCGGCCGAGATGCTGGACAAGGGTGCGGCCGGTCTTATGGGGGAGCGAGCACATTGA
- a CDS encoding bifunctional uroporphyrinogen-III C-methyltransferase/uroporphyrinogen-III synthase, giving the protein MNPTAPNHPAHGHVTFLGAGPGDPGLLTLRAVEALASADVLIADPQVLEVVRAHARAHVDMPARPVPDETSKAADIPVLRDTANLVMTAARGGKRVVRAVLGDPGLDGNAADEMLACAAEGITFEVVPGIATAVGVPAYAGVPLRDPKGGDVRFVDARTASDTCWSEVGASQATVVVTTTLDTVTAAAGELVAAGRKPDTPLSVTVAGTTTRQRTWTATLGTIAQVLKAAKVLPSPDGGQPVIAVVGERSAADHREPLSWFESKPLFGWNVLVPRTKEQAASLSDQLRSYGAVPHEVPTIAVEPPRTPQQMERAVKGLVTGRYEWIAFTSVNAVKAVREKFEEYGLDARAFAGIKVAAVGEQTAKSLIEFGVKPDLVPSGEQSAAGLLEDWPPYDPVFDPIDRVFLPRADIATETLVAGLIELGWEVDDVTAYRTVRASPPPAETREAIKGGGFDAVLFTSSSTVRNLVGIAGKPHNVTVIACIGPATAKTAEEHGLRVDVLSPEPSVHKLAEALAEFGAARRDAAIEAGDPVTRPSERRPGSRRRARS; this is encoded by the coding sequence TTGAACCCCACCGCCCCGAACCACCCCGCGCACGGGCACGTCACCTTCCTCGGTGCGGGCCCAGGCGATCCGGGACTGCTGACGCTCCGCGCCGTCGAGGCGCTGGCGTCCGCGGACGTCCTGATCGCCGACCCACAGGTGCTGGAGGTGGTGCGCGCGCATGCGCGCGCACATGTGGACATGCCGGCGCGGCCCGTCCCTGACGAGACGTCAAAGGCCGCCGACATCCCTGTCCTCAGGGACACGGCCAATCTTGTCATGACGGCCGCGCGCGGCGGCAAGCGGGTCGTCCGTGCCGTCCTCGGCGACCCCGGCCTCGACGGGAACGCCGCCGACGAGATGCTCGCCTGCGCCGCCGAGGGCATCACCTTCGAGGTGGTCCCCGGCATCGCCACCGCCGTCGGCGTACCCGCCTACGCGGGCGTGCCGCTGCGCGACCCGAAGGGCGGCGACGTGCGGTTCGTCGACGCCCGGACCGCCTCCGACACCTGCTGGTCCGAGGTGGGCGCGAGCCAGGCCACGGTCGTGGTGACGACCACCCTGGACACCGTCACCGCCGCCGCCGGCGAACTGGTCGCGGCCGGCCGCAAGCCGGACACCCCGCTGAGCGTCACCGTCGCCGGCACCACCACCCGCCAGCGCACCTGGACGGCCACCCTGGGCACGATCGCCCAGGTGCTCAAGGCCGCGAAGGTGCTGCCGTCGCCCGACGGCGGGCAGCCCGTGATAGCCGTGGTCGGCGAGCGCAGCGCGGCCGACCACCGCGAGCCGCTGTCCTGGTTCGAGTCCAAGCCGCTGTTCGGCTGGAACGTCCTGGTGCCGCGCACCAAGGAACAGGCCGCGTCGCTCTCCGACCAGCTCCGCTCGTACGGCGCCGTGCCGCACGAGGTCCCGACCATTGCCGTCGAACCGCCGCGCACCCCGCAGCAGATGGAGCGCGCGGTCAAGGGCCTGGTCACCGGCCGCTACGAGTGGATCGCCTTCACCTCCGTGAACGCCGTCAAGGCGGTGCGCGAGAAGTTCGAGGAGTACGGGCTCGACGCGCGCGCCTTCGCTGGCATCAAGGTCGCCGCCGTCGGCGAGCAGACCGCCAAGTCGCTGATCGAGTTCGGCGTCAAGCCCGACCTGGTGCCGAGCGGCGAGCAGTCGGCCGCCGGGCTGCTGGAGGACTGGCCGCCCTACGACCCGGTCTTCGACCCGATCGACCGCGTCTTCCTGCCGCGCGCCGACATCGCCACCGAGACCCTGGTGGCGGGCCTGATCGAGCTCGGCTGGGAGGTGGACGACGTCACCGCCTACCGGACGGTGCGCGCCTCGCCGCCGCCGGCCGAGACCCGCGAGGCGATCAAGGGCGGCGGCTTCGACGCCGTGCTCTTCACGTCCTCGTCCACCGTGCGGAACCTCGTCGGCATCGCCGGCAAGCCGCACAACGTCACCGTCATCGCCTGTATCGGCCCGGCCACCGCGAAGACCGCGGAGGAACACGGCCTGCGGGTGGACGTGCTGTCGCCCGAGCCCTCGGTGCACAAGCTCGCCGAGGCGCTCGCGGAGTTCGGGGCCGCGCGGCGCGACGCCGCGATCGAGGCCGGTGACCCGGTCACGCGCCCGAGCGAGCGGCGGCCCGGATCGCGTAGAAGGGCACGGAGTTGA
- the hemB gene encoding porphobilinogen synthase: MSTTYGTFPGARPRRLRTTPAMRRMVAEYRLHPSDLILPAFVREGVSEPVPISAMPGVVQHSRDTLRKAAVEAVEAGVSGIMLFGVPEEAKKDALGTAGTDPDGILQVAIRDVKAEVGDELVIMSDLCLDEFTDHGHCGVLDAEGRVDNDATLERYAEMAQVQADAGVHVVGPSGMMDGQVGVIRDALDQTGHEDVSILAYAVKYASAFYGPFREAVGSSLQGDRKTYQQDAANSRESMRELALDLAEGADMVMVKPALPYLDVLAKVAEAVDVPVAAYQISGEYAMVEAAAANGWIDRDRAILETLTGIKRAGANMILTYWATEVARRLG, from the coding sequence TTGAGCACCACGTACGGCACGTTCCCGGGGGCCCGGCCCCGCCGGCTCCGCACCACCCCGGCCATGCGCCGGATGGTCGCGGAGTACCGGCTGCACCCGTCCGACCTGATCCTTCCCGCCTTCGTGCGGGAAGGTGTCAGCGAGCCGGTGCCGATCTCGGCCATGCCCGGGGTCGTGCAGCACAGCCGTGACACGCTGCGGAAGGCCGCCGTCGAGGCGGTCGAGGCGGGCGTCTCCGGGATCATGCTCTTCGGAGTGCCCGAGGAGGCGAAGAAGGACGCTCTCGGTACGGCGGGCACGGATCCGGACGGCATCCTCCAGGTCGCCATCCGCGATGTGAAGGCCGAGGTCGGCGACGAGCTCGTCATCATGTCCGACCTGTGTCTGGACGAGTTCACGGATCACGGGCACTGCGGTGTGCTGGACGCGGAGGGGCGGGTCGACAACGACGCCACTCTTGAGCGGTATGCGGAGATGGCTCAGGTGCAGGCCGATGCGGGTGTGCACGTGGTGGGGCCCAGCGGGATGATGGACGGTCAGGTCGGGGTCATCCGGGACGCCCTGGACCAGACCGGGCATGAGGATGTGTCGATCCTCGCCTACGCGGTGAAGTACGCGTCCGCGTTCTACGGGCCGTTCCGGGAGGCTGTCGGGTCGTCGTTGCAGGGGGACCGGAAGACGTACCAGCAGGATGCGGCCAATTCGCGGGAATCGATGCGCGAGCTCGCGCTCGACCTTGCCGAGGGCGCCGACATGGTCATGGTCAAGCCCGCTCTGCCCTACCTCGACGTCCTCGCCAAGGTCGCGGAGGCCGTAGACGTTCCCGTCGCGGCTTACCAGATCTCCGGTGAGTACGCGATGGTCGAGGCGGCGGCTGCCAACGGCTGGATCGATCGGGATCGGGCCATTCTGGAGACGCTTACGGGGATCAAGCGGGCGGGTGCCAACATGATCCTGACGTACTGGGCGACGGAGGTCGCTCGGCGGCTGGGCTGA
- a CDS encoding ATP-binding protein: protein MSHEPDLADDWEYTLQVPSDPMAPCIARRTLRTIFEEHGFLELADTAELLTSELVTNAYRYSDGPASVRVRRDGDRVRVAVWDTNPRMPALDAGPVADEAEQGRGLGLVRRCADSWGGFALRDQPQGLVGKLIWFELGAPTAPAG from the coding sequence ATGAGTCATGAGCCGGATCTCGCCGACGACTGGGAATACACGCTCCAGGTCCCGTCCGACCCCATGGCACCGTGCATCGCCCGGCGCACGCTCCGCACGATCTTCGAGGAGCACGGGTTTCTCGAACTCGCCGATACCGCCGAGCTGCTGACGTCCGAGCTGGTGACCAACGCGTACCGGTACTCGGACGGGCCCGCGTCCGTGCGGGTGCGGCGGGACGGGGACCGGGTCAGGGTCGCCGTCTGGGACACCAATCCGCGGATGCCGGCGCTGGACGCGGGGCCGGTCGCCGACGAGGCCGAGCAGGGGCGGGGGCTCGGCCTCGTGCGGCGGTGTGCCGACAGCTGGGGCGGGTTCGCGCTCCGGGATCAACCCCAGGGGCTGGTGGGGAAGTTGATCTGGTTCGAGCTGGGAGCGCCGACGGCCCCGGCCGGCTGA
- the argS gene encoding arginine--tRNA ligase: MALVPSLASTLDRRIADALSAALPEAGAADPLLRRSDRADFQANGMLALAKKLKGNPRELAGKVVANLPADELIADVEVSGPGFLNVTLTDGAILRTLAARHADDRLGVPFKEQAGTTVIDWAQPNVAKEMHVGHLRNSVIGNSVVRILEFVGEKVVSRHHIGDWGTQFGMLIQYLIEHPHELDHEGEISGEEAMSNLNRLYKASRALFDSDDAFKSRARRRVVDLQAGDEETLALWQRFVDESKIYFYSVFDKLDVEIRDEDIVGESGYNDMLAETCRLLEESGVAVRSEGALCVFFDDVKGPEGKPVPLIVQKSDGGYGYAATDLSAVRDRVFNLKADTLLYVVDSRQSLHFKMVFETARRAGWLTDDTKAVMLGFGTVLGKDGKPFKTREGETVRLVDLLDEAIDRATAVVRDKAEKVGLSEQEIVENGRHVGIGAVKYADLSTSVSRDYKFDLDQMVSLNGDTSVYLQYAYARIRSILRKAGEVAPAAHPELPLAPAERALGLHLDQFGEVVTEVATSYEPHKLAGYLYQLASHLTTFYDQCQVISDENAPEVVENRLFLVDLTARTLRQGMALLGIHTPERL, translated from the coding sequence ATGGCTTTGGTTCCCTCCCTCGCTTCCACGCTCGACCGGCGCATCGCGGACGCGCTCTCGGCGGCCCTGCCGGAGGCCGGCGCCGCCGACCCGCTGCTGCGACGGAGCGACCGCGCGGACTTCCAGGCCAACGGGATGCTGGCGCTGGCGAAGAAGCTGAAGGGGAACCCGCGCGAGCTGGCCGGCAAGGTCGTGGCGAACCTGCCGGCGGACGAGCTGATCGCGGACGTCGAGGTGTCCGGCCCCGGCTTCCTCAACGTCACCCTCACCGACGGCGCGATCCTGCGGACCCTGGCCGCGCGGCACGCGGACGACCGCCTTGGCGTGCCCTTCAAGGAGCAGGCCGGCACCACGGTCATCGACTGGGCGCAGCCGAACGTGGCCAAGGAGATGCACGTCGGCCACCTGCGGAACTCGGTGATTGGTAACTCGGTCGTCCGGATCCTGGAGTTCGTCGGCGAGAAGGTGGTCAGCCGCCACCACATCGGCGACTGGGGTACCCAGTTCGGCATGCTCATCCAGTACCTGATCGAGCACCCGCACGAGCTGGACCACGAGGGCGAGATCTCCGGCGAGGAGGCGATGTCCAACCTCAACCGGCTCTACAAGGCGTCCCGCGCCCTCTTCGACTCCGACGACGCGTTCAAGTCCCGCGCCCGGCGCCGGGTGGTGGACCTCCAGGCGGGCGACGAGGAGACCCTCGCGCTCTGGCAGCGGTTCGTCGACGAGTCGAAGATCTACTTCTACTCGGTCTTCGACAAGCTGGACGTGGAGATCCGCGACGAGGACATCGTCGGCGAGTCGGGCTACAACGACATGCTCGCGGAGACCTGCCGCCTCCTGGAGGAGTCCGGCGTCGCGGTCCGTTCGGAGGGCGCGCTGTGCGTCTTCTTCGACGACGTGAAGGGCCCGGAGGGCAAGCCGGTCCCGCTGATCGTCCAGAAGTCCGACGGCGGTTACGGCTACGCGGCGACGGACCTGTCGGCGGTCCGCGACCGGGTGTTCAACCTCAAGGCCGACACCCTGCTGTACGTGGTGGACAGCCGCCAGTCGCTGCACTTCAAGATGGTCTTCGAGACCGCGCGCCGGGCGGGCTGGCTGACCGACGACACCAAGGCCGTGATGCTCGGCTTCGGCACGGTCCTCGGCAAGGACGGCAAGCCGTTCAAGACCCGTGAGGGCGAGACCGTCCGGCTGGTGGACCTGCTGGACGAGGCGATCGACCGGGCCACCGCCGTGGTGCGCGACAAGGCCGAGAAGGTGGGCCTGAGCGAGCAGGAGATCGTGGAGAACGGCCGGCACGTGGGCATCGGCGCGGTGAAGTACGCCGACCTGTCCACCTCGGTCTCCCGCGACTACAAGTTCGACCTGGACCAGATGGTGTCGCTGAACGGCGACACGTCGGTGTACCTCCAGTACGCCTACGCGCGGATCCGCTCGATCCTCCGCAAGGCGGGCGAGGTCGCGCCGGCCGCCCACCCGGAGCTGCCGCTGGCCCCGGCCGAGCGGGCGCTGGGCCTGCACCTGGACCAGTTCGGCGAGGTCGTCACCGAGGTCGCCACGTCGTACGAGCCGCACAAGCTGGCCGGTTACCTGTACCAGCTGGCCTCGCACCTGACGACGTTCTACGACCAGTGCCAGGTGATCAGCGACGAGAACGCGCCGGAGGTCGTGGAGAACCGCCTGTTCCTCGTCGACCTGACCGCCCGGACGCTGCGGCAGGGCATGGCGCTGCTGGGCATCCACACGCCCGAGCGCCTCTGA
- the lysS gene encoding lysine--tRNA ligase encodes MPDRKEGSAVAQAQSTEADWVSRFADEVIAEGERRAPGKPIVVASGLSPSGPIHLGNLREVMTPHLVADEIRRRGHQVRHVLSWDDYDRYRKVPAGVPGIDESWAEHIGKPLTSVPAPAGSAYPNWAEHFKAAMVEALAELGVEYDPISQTEQYTSGVYREQILHAMRHRADIDAILDQYRTKDKATGKPKQQQKKVEEAELEAAEGSGAASEDDGSGGGAGYFPYKPYCGACERDLTTVTAYDDASTELSYTCVCGHSETVLLSEFNRGKLVWKVDWPMRWAYEGVIFEPSGVDHSSPGSSFVVGGQIVRKIFGGEQPIGPMYAFVGISGMAKMSSSKGGVPTPGDALKIMEAPLLRWLYARRKPNQSFKIAFDQEIQRLYDEWDKLEAKVADGSVLPADAAAYSRAARTAAGELPRTPRPLPYRTLASVVDITAGHDEQTLRILGDLDPENPVTSLDETRPRLDRAEYWINTQVPADQRTIVRDEPDTETLAALDEQGRESLRLLLAGLDEHWSLDGLTTLVYGVPKIQAGLEPDAKPTPELKVAQRSFFALLYQLLVGRDTGPRLPTLLLAVGADRVRKLLAV; translated from the coding sequence ATGCCAGACCGTAAGGAAGGAAGTGCCGTGGCTCAGGCTCAGAGCACCGAGGCCGACTGGGTCTCCCGTTTCGCCGACGAGGTCATCGCCGAAGGCGAGCGCCGCGCGCCCGGCAAACCCATCGTCGTCGCGTCCGGCCTCAGCCCCTCCGGCCCGATCCACCTGGGCAACCTGCGCGAGGTCATGACCCCGCACCTGGTCGCCGACGAGATCCGGCGCCGCGGCCACCAGGTCCGCCACGTGCTGTCCTGGGACGACTACGACCGCTACCGCAAGGTCCCGGCAGGCGTCCCCGGCATCGACGAGTCCTGGGCCGAGCACATCGGCAAGCCGCTGACCTCGGTCCCGGCCCCCGCCGGCTCGGCGTACCCGAACTGGGCCGAGCACTTCAAGGCCGCCATGGTCGAGGCCCTGGCCGAGCTGGGCGTCGAGTACGACCCGATCAGCCAGACTGAGCAGTACACCTCCGGCGTCTACCGCGAGCAGATCCTGCACGCGATGAGGCACCGCGCCGACATCGACGCGATCCTCGACCAGTACCGGACGAAGGACAAGGCGACCGGCAAGCCGAAGCAGCAGCAGAAGAAGGTCGAGGAGGCCGAGCTGGAGGCCGCCGAGGGCTCCGGCGCGGCGAGCGAGGACGACGGCAGCGGCGGCGGCGCGGGCTACTTCCCGTACAAGCCGTACTGCGGCGCCTGCGAGCGCGACCTCACCACGGTCACCGCGTACGACGACGCGAGCACCGAGCTCTCGTACACCTGCGTCTGCGGCCACTCCGAGACCGTCCTGCTCAGCGAGTTCAACCGCGGCAAGCTGGTCTGGAAGGTCGACTGGCCGATGCGCTGGGCCTACGAAGGCGTGATCTTCGAGCCCTCCGGCGTCGACCACTCCTCGCCCGGCTCCTCCTTCGTCGTCGGCGGCCAGATCGTCCGCAAGATCTTCGGCGGCGAGCAGCCGATCGGCCCGATGTACGCCTTCGTCGGCATCAGCGGCATGGCCAAGATGTCGTCGTCGAAGGGCGGGGTCCCGACCCCGGGCGACGCGCTGAAGATCATGGAAGCGCCGCTGCTGCGCTGGCTCTACGCCCGCCGCAAGCCCAACCAGTCCTTCAAGATCGCCTTCGACCAGGAGATCCAGCGGCTCTACGACGAGTGGGACAAGCTGGAGGCCAAGGTCGCCGACGGCTCCGTGCTGCCCGCCGACGCCGCCGCGTACAGCCGCGCCGCCCGCACCGCCGCCGGCGAGCTGCCCCGCACCCCGCGCCCGCTGCCGTACCGCACGCTCGCCTCGGTCGTCGACATCACCGCAGGCCACGACGAGCAGACGCTGCGCATCCTCGGCGACCTCGACCCGGAGAACCCGGTCACCTCGCTCGACGAGACCCGGCCCCGGCTCGACCGCGCCGAGTACTGGATCAACACCCAGGTCCCGGCCGACCAGCGGACCATCGTCCGCGACGAGCCCGACACCGAGACCCTCGCCGCCCTCGACGAGCAGGGCCGCGAGTCGCTGCGGCTGCTCCTCGCCGGGCTCGACGAGCACTGGTCGCTCGACGGGCTCACCACTCTGGTCTACGGCGTGCCCAAGATCCAGGCGGGCCTGGAGCCGGACGCCAAGCCCACCCCCGAGCTCAAGGTCGCCCAGCGCTCCTTCTTCGCGCTGCTCTACCAGCTGCTCGTCGGCCGGGACACCGGCCCGCGCCTGCCCACCCTGCTCCTCGCCGTCGGCGCGGACCGGGTGCGCAAGCTGCTCGCCGTCTGA
- a CDS encoding RtcB family protein translates to MPYTELPGARVPIRMWADPATVEDGAMQQLRNVATLPWIEGLAVMPDVHYGKGATVGSVIAMRGAVCPAAVGVDIGCGMSAVKTSLTANDLPGDLSHLRSRIERAIPVGFAMHDEAVDPRRLHGFPTASWDDFWRRFDGIAEAVKFRRDRALKQMGSLGSGNHFWELCLDSDNSVWVMLHSGSRNIGKELAEYHIEQARKLPHNQGLVDRDLAVFVADTPQMAAYRNDLFWAQEYARHNREIMMALSLDVIRREFRKAKVTFEPVISCHHNYVAEETYEGMDLLVTRKGAIRAGGGEYGIIPGSMGTGSYIVRGLGNAASFNSASHGAGRRMSRNQAKKRFTERDLAEQTRGVECRKDRGVVDEIPAAYKPIEQVMDQQRDLVEVVAKLKQIICVKG, encoded by the coding sequence ATGCCGTACACCGAGCTGCCCGGCGCCCGGGTGCCGATCCGCATGTGGGCGGACCCGGCGACGGTCGAGGACGGCGCCATGCAGCAGCTGCGGAACGTCGCCACCCTCCCGTGGATCGAGGGCCTGGCCGTGATGCCGGACGTGCACTACGGCAAGGGCGCGACCGTCGGCTCGGTGATCGCCATGCGCGGCGCGGTCTGCCCGGCCGCCGTGGGCGTGGACATCGGCTGCGGCATGTCCGCCGTGAAGACCTCCCTGACGGCGAACGACCTCCCCGGCGACCTCTCCCACCTGCGCTCCCGCATCGAGCGGGCGATCCCGGTGGGCTTCGCGATGCACGACGAGGCGGTGGACCCGCGGCGGCTGCACGGGTTCCCGACGGCGTCGTGGGACGACTTCTGGCGGCGGTTCGACGGGATCGCGGAGGCGGTCAAGTTCCGTCGGGATCGGGCGCTTAAGCAGATGGGATCGCTTGGCTCCGGAAATCATTTTTGGGAACTTTGCCTCGATTCGGACAATTCGGTGTGGGTGATGCTGCACTCGGGGTCCCGGAACATCGGCAAGGAACTGGCCGAATACCACATCGAGCAGGCCCGGAAGCTGCCGCACAACCAGGGGCTGGTCGACCGGGACCTCGCTGTCTTCGTGGCCGACACGCCTCAGATGGCGGCCTACCGGAACGATCTGTTCTGGGCGCAGGAGTACGCGCGGCACAACCGCGAGATCATGATGGCGCTGTCGCTGGACGTGATCCGCCGGGAGTTCCGGAAGGCGAAGGTGACCTTCGAGCCCGTGATCTCCTGCCACCACAACTACGTGGCGGAGGAGACCTACGAGGGCATGGACCTGCTCGTCACCCGCAAGGGCGCGATCCGCGCGGGTGGCGGCGAGTACGGCATCATCCCCGGCTCGATGGGCACGGGCTCGTACATCGTGCGCGGCCTGGGCAACGCGGCCTCCTTCAACTCGGCCTCGCACGGCGCCGGCCGCCGGATGAGCCGCAACCAGGCGAAGAAGCGGTTCACCGAGCGGGACCTGGCGGAACAGACCCGGGGCGTGGAATGCCGCAAGGACCGCGGCGTGGTGGACGAGATCCCGGCGGCCTACAAGCCGATCGAGCAGGTCATGGACCAGCAGCGGGATCTCGTCGAGGTCGTCGCCAAGCTCAAGCAGATCATCTGTGTCAAGGGCTGA
- a CDS encoding VOC family protein, which translates to MRVTGFDHLVLNVTDVERSLAFYTGPLGLEPVRVDEWRAGKVPFPSVRVSTGTIIDLFQRDRGETNVDHFCLVVEPLDWQQVIDAGTFDVVSGPSNNFGARGQAESLYVRDPDGNTIELRWYPQDA; encoded by the coding sequence ATGCGCGTCACCGGCTTCGATCACCTCGTCCTCAACGTCACCGACGTCGAGCGCTCCCTGGCCTTCTACACCGGCCCGCTCGGTCTGGAGCCGGTGCGCGTCGACGAGTGGCGCGCCGGCAAGGTCCCGTTCCCCTCGGTCCGCGTCTCCACCGGCACCATCATCGACCTCTTCCAGCGCGACCGCGGCGAGACCAACGTCGACCACTTCTGCCTGGTCGTCGAGCCCCTCGACTGGCAGCAGGTCATCGACGCCGGCACCTTCGACGTCGTCAGCGGCCCCTCGAACAACTTCGGCGCCCGCGGCCAGGCGGAGTCCCTCTACGTCCGCGACCCGGACGGCAACACGATCGAGCTCCGCTGGTACCCGCAGGACGCGTGA
- a CDS encoding SDR family oxidoreductase, producing the protein MTTPTAVITGASSGIGAATARALAAAGYRVVLTARRKDRIDALAAELTEAGHQAVAYELDVTDRDAVTVFSVFLDDYAPVEVLVNNAGGAIGTETVATADPADWRTMYEVNVLGTLQTTQALLPLWKDSPGTVVIVSSTAGLATYEGGGGYVAAKHGAHVIAETLRLELNGLPVRVIEIAPGMVRTEEFALNRFRGDEGKADSVYTGVSEPLTAEDVAETITWAVTRPHHVNVDLLVLRPRAQASNYKVHREPQEN; encoded by the coding sequence ATGACCACCCCCACCGCCGTGATCACCGGAGCGAGCAGCGGGATCGGCGCCGCCACCGCCCGCGCCCTGGCCGCCGCCGGCTACCGCGTCGTCCTCACCGCCCGCCGCAAGGACCGCATCGACGCCCTCGCCGCCGAACTCACCGAGGCCGGCCACCAGGCCGTCGCCTACGAGCTCGACGTCACCGACCGCGACGCCGTCACCGTCTTCTCCGTCTTCCTCGACGACTACGCCCCGGTCGAGGTCCTGGTCAACAACGCCGGCGGCGCCATCGGCACCGAGACCGTCGCCACCGCCGACCCCGCCGACTGGCGCACCATGTACGAGGTCAACGTCCTCGGCACCCTCCAGACCACCCAGGCCCTCCTCCCCCTGTGGAAGGACTCCCCCGGCACCGTCGTCATCGTCTCCTCCACCGCCGGCCTCGCCACCTACGAGGGCGGCGGCGGCTACGTCGCCGCCAAGCACGGCGCCCACGTCATCGCCGAGACCCTGCGCCTGGAGCTCAACGGCCTGCCCGTCCGCGTCATCGAGATCGCCCCCGGCATGGTCCGCACCGAGGAGTTCGCCCTCAACCGCTTCCGCGGCGACGAGGGCAAGGCCGACAGCGTCTACACGGGCGTCAGCGAACCGTTGACAGCCGAGGACGTGGCGGAGACGATCACCTGGGCGGTCACCCGGCCGCACCACGTGAACGTCGACCTGCTCGTGCTGCGCCCCCGCGCCCAGGCGTCCAACTACAAGGTGCACCGCGAGCCCCAGGAGAACTGA